A portion of the Oxynema aestuarii AP17 genome contains these proteins:
- a CDS encoding FtsW/RodA/SpoVE family cell cycle protein: protein MVIRATLLPWMQRLLIPIFDPAVREWATEARLLRWLTFLWLFVGLAVLVSASYPMANADFGDGFYYLKRQLIWVIVGLIGFNILVYSPLRYIQGIADWFVLILLTLILLTLVPGLGTTVNGATRWLKVGPIPIQPSELIKPFLILQAARIFGQWNRLRWGTRAIWLVIFALMLFGILLQPNLSTTALCGISLWAIALASGLRLKYLGMTAGSGVLLAILSMTFREYQRRRVLAFLNPWKDRYGDGYQLIQSLLAVGSGGSTGTGFGLSQQKLLYLPIQFTDFIFAVFAEEFGFIGSALLLLMLVTYATLALMVAFKARQRVHQLVAIGVMVVMVGQSLLNIGVATGALPTTGLPFPLFSYGGSSMIASLMCAGMLIRVARENAQAEVVAIGDRPSRRPRRSRRSSTASKI, encoded by the coding sequence ATGGTGATTCGAGCCACCCTATTGCCCTGGATGCAACGCTTACTGATTCCCATTTTTGACCCCGCCGTTCGGGAATGGGCCACGGAAGCCCGACTGCTGCGCTGGCTGACCTTTTTATGGTTGTTTGTCGGCTTAGCCGTTCTCGTTTCCGCCTCCTATCCGATGGCCAATGCAGACTTTGGCGACGGCTTCTATTACTTAAAACGACAACTGATTTGGGTTATCGTCGGTTTAATCGGCTTTAACATTTTGGTCTATTCTCCCTTGCGCTACATCCAAGGGATCGCCGATTGGTTCGTTCTCATTTTACTCACCTTAATTTTATTAACCCTGGTTCCCGGTTTGGGAACGACGGTCAACGGGGCGACGCGCTGGTTAAAAGTCGGACCGATTCCGATTCAGCCGTCAGAATTGATCAAACCGTTCTTAATCTTGCAAGCGGCGCGCATTTTCGGTCAGTGGAACCGCCTGCGGTGGGGAACCCGCGCAATTTGGCTGGTGATTTTTGCGCTGATGCTGTTCGGAATTTTGCTACAACCGAACTTGAGTACTACGGCGTTGTGTGGAATTAGCCTGTGGGCGATCGCCCTCGCCTCCGGTTTGCGCTTGAAATATCTGGGGATGACTGCTGGAAGCGGGGTTTTACTCGCCATCCTCAGCATGACCTTTCGGGAATACCAACGCCGCCGGGTTTTGGCGTTTCTCAACCCCTGGAAAGATCGTTACGGCGACGGTTACCAGCTCATCCAAAGTTTGCTCGCCGTCGGGTCTGGGGGATCCACGGGAACCGGGTTCGGTTTGTCCCAACAAAAACTGCTCTATTTACCGATTCAATTCACGGATTTTATTTTTGCCGTGTTCGCCGAAGAATTTGGCTTTATCGGCAGTGCTTTATTGCTGTTGATGCTGGTGACTTATGCCACGTTAGCGTTAATGGTCGCCTTCAAAGCCCGACAGCGCGTCCATCAACTGGTAGCTATTGGCGTGATGGTGGTGATGGTCGGTCAATCGTTGCTCAATATTGGAGTCGCCACGGGCGCTTTACCGACGACGGGATTGCCGTTCCCTTTATTTAGTTATGGGGGGAGTTCGATGATTGCCAGTTTGATGTGTGCGGGGATGTTAATTCGGGTTGCGAGAGAGAACGCCCAAGCGGAAGTTGTCGCTATTGGCGATCGCCCCTCCCGGCGCCCTCGCCGAAGCCGCAGATCGTCAACTGCATCTAAAATCTAA
- a CDS encoding phycobilisome linker polypeptide gives MRMFKVTACVPSQTRIRTQRELQNTYFTKLVPYDNWFTEQQRIMKMGGKIVKVELATGKAGTNTGLL, from the coding sequence ATGAGAATGTTCAAAGTCACGGCTTGCGTTCCCAGCCAAACTCGGATTCGGACTCAGCGCGAATTACAAAACACCTATTTCACTAAGCTCGTTCCTTATGACAACTGGTTTACCGAGCAACAACGCATCATGAAAATGGGTGGCAAAATCGTTAAAGTCGAATTGGCCACGGGGAAAGCAGGAACGAACACGGGCTTGCTCTAG
- a CDS encoding polyribonucleotide nucleotidyltransferase, with protein sequence MNEIEKSISFDGRDIRLSIGLYAPQAGGAVLIQSGDTSVLVTATRSKGREGIDFLPLLVDYEERLYAAGKIPGGFLRREGRPPEKVTLTSRLIDRPLRPLFPQWIRDDIQIVATTLSMDEQVPPDVLAVTGASMAVLLAQIPFKGPMAAVRVGLVGDDFIINPTYKEVGSGDLDLVVAGSPDGVIMVEAGANQLPEQDIIEAIDFGLEAATDLIKAQREILEELGIEPGVEEAPVTDETLEVFVRDRATDPIKKVLSQFDLDKTSRDKLLDEIQESIKEEILALDEQATERVAIEENSKALANIFKDVTKKLMRKQIVEDDIRVDGRKLDQVRPVTCRVGVLPKRVHGSGLFNRGLTQVLSLVTLGTPGDAQDLADDLHPEDQKNYLHHYNFPPFSVGETRPMRSPGRREIGHGALAERALIPVLPKQEDFPYVIRVVSEVLSSNGSTSMGSVCGSTLGLMDAGVPILKPVSGAAMGLIKEGDEVRVLTDIQGIEDFLGDMDFKVAGTDTGITALQMDMKISGLSIETVAQAIQQAKPARLHILEKMLEAIDAPRSEQSPYAPRLLTLKIDPDLIGMVIGPGGKTIKGITEETGAKIDIEDDGTVTVSAVEAEKAQRALEIIRNMTRKLSAGDVYSGRVTRIIPIGAFVEFLPGKEGMIHISQLADYRVGKVEDELAVGDRVVVKIRDIDNKGRINLTRLNIHPDEAAAARAAAGST encoded by the coding sequence ATGAACGAGATTGAAAAGTCAATATCCTTTGACGGACGGGATATTCGACTCAGTATAGGCTTATATGCACCTCAAGCAGGGGGTGCGGTCTTGATTCAGTCGGGAGATACCTCGGTTTTGGTCACCGCCACGCGATCGAAGGGACGAGAAGGGATTGATTTCCTGCCGTTGTTAGTCGATTACGAAGAAAGACTCTATGCTGCAGGGAAAATCCCCGGCGGTTTCCTGCGACGGGAAGGACGCCCGCCGGAAAAAGTCACCCTCACCAGTCGTCTAATCGATCGCCCGTTACGACCGTTGTTTCCCCAATGGATTCGCGACGACATTCAAATTGTCGCCACCACCCTGTCCATGGACGAGCAAGTCCCCCCCGACGTCCTCGCGGTTACCGGGGCCTCGATGGCGGTGCTGCTCGCACAAATCCCCTTTAAAGGCCCGATGGCGGCGGTGCGGGTCGGCTTGGTCGGCGACGACTTTATCATCAATCCCACCTACAAGGAAGTCGGTAGCGGCGATTTAGACCTGGTGGTGGCGGGGAGTCCCGACGGCGTGATCATGGTAGAAGCCGGGGCGAACCAACTGCCGGAACAAGATATCATCGAGGCGATCGATTTCGGCTTGGAAGCGGCGACGGACTTAATTAAAGCACAGCGCGAGATCTTAGAGGAATTGGGGATCGAACCGGGGGTGGAAGAAGCGCCCGTCACCGACGAAACTCTCGAAGTTTTCGTGCGCGATCGCGCGACGGACCCGATTAAAAAGGTGCTGTCTCAATTCGACCTCGATAAAACCTCGCGAGACAAGCTCTTAGACGAAATCCAAGAGTCGATTAAAGAAGAAATTCTCGCCCTCGACGAACAAGCAACCGAACGGGTGGCGATCGAAGAAAACAGCAAAGCCTTGGCGAACATCTTTAAAGATGTCACCAAAAAATTGATGCGCAAGCAAATCGTCGAAGACGACATCCGCGTAGACGGTCGCAAACTCGACCAAGTCCGTCCGGTGACTTGTCGGGTCGGCGTTTTACCGAAACGAGTTCACGGAAGTGGCTTGTTCAACCGGGGTCTGACTCAGGTACTATCCCTAGTCACTTTGGGAACGCCGGGAGATGCTCAAGACCTCGCCGACGACTTGCACCCCGAAGATCAGAAGAATTACCTGCATCATTACAACTTCCCGCCGTTCTCCGTCGGCGAAACCCGACCGATGCGATCGCCGGGACGCCGCGAAATCGGTCACGGAGCCCTCGCGGAACGGGCGTTAATTCCCGTACTGCCGAAACAAGAAGATTTCCCCTACGTGATTCGCGTGGTTTCGGAAGTGCTTTCGTCCAACGGTTCGACCTCGATGGGTTCGGTGTGCGGTTCGACCTTGGGTCTGATGGATGCCGGAGTTCCGATTCTCAAACCCGTGTCCGGCGCGGCGATGGGGTTGATTAAGGAAGGGGACGAAGTGCGCGTCCTCACGGACATTCAAGGGATCGAAGATTTCCTCGGCGACATGGATTTCAAAGTCGCGGGCACCGATACCGGAATTACGGCCCTCCAGATGGATATGAAGATTTCCGGATTGTCCATCGAAACCGTCGCCCAAGCGATTCAGCAAGCGAAACCCGCACGGCTGCACATTCTCGAAAAGATGCTCGAAGCGATCGACGCGCCGCGCAGCGAGCAGTCTCCTTACGCGCCGCGCCTGTTGACCCTCAAGATCGATCCGGATTTAATCGGGATGGTGATCGGACCGGGTGGCAAAACGATCAAGGGGATTACGGAAGAAACCGGGGCGAAGATCGATATCGAAGACGACGGAACCGTTACGGTATCGGCGGTCGAAGCGGAAAAAGCCCAACGCGCTCTCGAAATTATTCGCAACATGACTCGCAAGCTTTCGGCGGGGGACGTTTATTCCGGTCGCGTCACGCGGATTATTCCGATTGGGGCGTTCGTCGAGTTTCTCCCGGGGAAAGAAGGGATGATCCACATTTCGCAATTGGCGGATTACCGCGTCGGTAAGGTGGAAGACGAGCTAGCCGTCGGCGATCGCGTGGTGGTTAAAATCCGCGATATCGACAATAAAGGTCGGATTAATTTGACGCGCTTGAACATTCATCCCGACGAAGCGGCAGCCGCCCGCGCTGCAGCCGGATCGACCTGA
- the apcA gene encoding allophycocyanin subunit alpha, giving the protein MSIVTKSIVNADAEARYLSPGELDRIKAFVTTGDRRVRIAQVLSESRERIVKQAGDQLFQKRPDVVSPGGNAYGEEMTATCLRDLDYYLRLITYGVVSGDVTPIEEIGIVGVREMYKSLGTPIEAVAEGVRAMKNVASGLLSAEDAAEASAYFDYVIGAMQ; this is encoded by the coding sequence ATGAGTATTGTCACGAAGTCCATCGTGAATGCCGACGCCGAGGCCCGTTACCTCAGCCCCGGTGAATTAGATCGAATCAAAGCCTTCGTCACCACTGGCGATCGTCGCGTCCGCATCGCCCAAGTCCTGAGCGAATCTCGCGAGCGCATCGTCAAGCAAGCTGGCGACCAACTCTTCCAAAAGCGTCCCGATGTCGTCTCCCCCGGCGGCAACGCTTACGGCGAAGAAATGACCGCGACCTGCCTGCGCGACCTCGACTACTACCTGCGCCTGATCACCTACGGTGTGGTTTCCGGTGATGTCACCCCCATCGAAGAGATCGGAATCGTTGGCGTCCGTGAAATGTACAAATCTCTCGGCACCCCCATCGAAGCCGTCGCCGAAGGCGTTCGCGCCATGAAAAACGTTGCCAGTGGCCTGCTCTCGGCTGAAGATGCTGCTGAAGCTAGCGCCTACTTCGATTACGTGATTGGTGCCATGCAGTAG
- a CDS encoding DEAD/DEAH box helicase, with protein MAILHGSWLQNPSTAATDRGGDLFLWGETWRRVDEGDNDEATTIAPHPLAMTADELSAWLDELHQGDRLHWSLPKAAKRGRNTAKTAKTAKNPKTNDSPWQWRAIALPSHYDDHGRPIPLHSAADADNDTLVLHPWFVEGLCLNPTEAMQFLSALPLGTVATDNPFLGPDLRFWSHVARWAWDLLARCKFLPGLDRQLEGKAIAQWLPLLDSNRDRDRLNHFARQMPLACRTYQGHRPDSVLAVDFPQDPRPLLRHCLQQILDRQIRQGSDPATLPPLAAPVGEWLHALCDSAPTVAAEPDAIQQLERVLETWTAPVKHHLGTEQEFRACFTLEPPTPPAKTWQLKYGLQAADEPEWTVDASAIWDRPVEQLIEDGRAIVHPQETLLAGLGLACRLYPHLEPSLDGPRPEFCSLSAIEAYQFIKSVAWRLQENGLGVILPPNLSHENGWASRLGLAVRAEKPKTKMGSLGLQSLLNFKWELTIGGQRVSKAEFEKLVALDSPLVEINGEWVELRDRDIRAAQTFFKARKDKLSLSLEDALRLSTGDTQTIEQLPVVNFESSGQLEELLNTLTDNRTLEEIDAPDNFKGQLRPYQARGVGWLRFLQQWGLGACLADDMGLGKTIETIAFLQYLKQEGELEHPVLLVCPTSVLGNWEREVKRFAPDLSTYVHHGDKRPKGKNLAKTVKNCDIVITSYPLVYRDEKDLKAIAWQGVILDEAQNIKNPDAKQSKAVREIAEASTQPFRVGLTGTPVENRLQELWSIMDFLNPGYLGAKAFFQRRFAIPIEKYGDTDSLQTLRSLVRPFILRRLKTDKEIIQDLPEKQEMPVFCGLSTQQAKLYQKIVDESLAEIEASDGIQRRGIILALLVKLKQVCNHPVLIDGKGKKGKAKNNKSQEIVEELGQSSGKLKRLEEMVDEVLSEGDRALIFTQFAEWGKLLQPYLQAKFNREILFLYGSTRKQQREEMVDRFQHDPQGPPIMILSLKAGGVGLNLTRANHVFHFDRWWNPAVENQATDRVFRIGQKRNVQVHKFVCSGTLEEKIHDLIESKKALAEQVVGAGEQWLTELDTDGLRNLLVLDRNAVMEEEEG; from the coding sequence ATGGCGATTTTACACGGAAGTTGGTTACAAAATCCCTCAACCGCCGCTACCGATCGCGGGGGAGACTTGTTCCTGTGGGGAGAAACCTGGCGTCGCGTTGACGAGGGCGACAACGACGAAGCCACGACGATCGCCCCCCATCCCTTAGCCATGACTGCCGACGAATTGAGCGCCTGGTTAGATGAATTACATCAGGGCGATCGCCTGCATTGGAGCCTCCCCAAAGCCGCCAAACGGGGCAGAAACACGGCCAAAACTGCAAAAACGGCAAAAAACCCGAAAACCAACGATTCCCCCTGGCAATGGCGCGCGATCGCCCTACCCAGCCACTACGACGACCACGGCAGACCGATCCCACTTCACTCCGCCGCCGACGCCGACAACGACACCCTCGTCCTCCATCCCTGGTTCGTAGAAGGCTTATGCCTCAATCCGACCGAAGCGATGCAATTTTTATCCGCCCTCCCCCTAGGTACCGTCGCCACCGACAACCCCTTTTTAGGCCCCGATTTGCGCTTTTGGTCTCACGTGGCGCGTTGGGCGTGGGATTTACTCGCACGCTGCAAATTCTTACCCGGTCTCGACCGTCAACTCGAAGGGAAGGCGATCGCCCAATGGCTGCCCCTCCTCGACAGCAACCGCGATCGCGATCGCCTCAACCACTTTGCCCGCCAAATGCCCCTCGCCTGTCGCACCTACCAGGGCCACCGCCCCGATTCGGTCCTCGCCGTCGACTTTCCCCAAGACCCGCGCCCCTTACTGCGCCACTGCTTGCAGCAAATCCTCGATCGCCAGATCCGCCAAGGAAGCGACCCCGCTACATTGCCGCCCCTCGCCGCCCCCGTCGGCGAATGGTTGCACGCTTTGTGCGATTCCGCCCCGACCGTCGCCGCCGAACCCGACGCCATCCAACAACTCGAACGAGTCTTAGAAACCTGGACCGCCCCGGTCAAGCATCATTTAGGAACCGAACAAGAATTTCGCGCCTGTTTCACCTTAGAACCGCCGACCCCGCCCGCCAAAACTTGGCAGTTGAAATATGGACTGCAAGCGGCGGACGAACCGGAGTGGACCGTCGATGCGAGTGCGATCTGGGATCGACCTGTGGAACAATTAATCGAAGACGGACGGGCGATCGTTCATCCCCAAGAAACCCTCCTCGCCGGATTGGGGTTAGCCTGTCGCCTCTACCCCCATCTCGAACCGAGTTTAGACGGTCCGCGCCCGGAATTTTGCTCCCTCAGCGCGATCGAAGCTTACCAGTTTATTAAATCCGTGGCGTGGCGCCTTCAAGAAAACGGTTTAGGCGTCATTTTACCGCCGAATTTGAGTCACGAAAACGGTTGGGCCAGTCGTCTCGGTTTGGCCGTTCGCGCCGAAAAACCCAAAACTAAAATGGGAAGTTTGGGATTGCAGAGTTTGCTCAATTTCAAATGGGAATTGACCATCGGCGGTCAACGAGTTTCTAAAGCTGAATTCGAGAAATTAGTGGCTTTAGATTCGCCCTTAGTCGAAATTAATGGGGAATGGGTCGAACTGCGCGATCGCGACATCCGCGCCGCCCAAACATTCTTTAAAGCCCGCAAAGATAAACTCTCACTCTCTTTAGAAGATGCCCTACGCCTGTCCACAGGGGACACCCAAACTATCGAACAACTCCCGGTTGTCAACTTTGAATCGAGCGGACAACTCGAAGAATTACTCAACACTTTAACGGACAATCGCACCTTAGAAGAAATCGACGCCCCCGATAATTTTAAAGGTCAATTGCGACCCTACCAAGCCCGGGGAGTCGGTTGGTTGCGTTTCCTGCAACAGTGGGGATTGGGCGCTTGTCTCGCCGACGATATGGGCTTGGGAAAAACCATCGAAACGATCGCCTTTCTCCAATATCTCAAACAAGAAGGAGAACTCGAACATCCGGTGTTACTTGTCTGTCCTACTTCCGTATTAGGAAACTGGGAACGAGAAGTCAAACGATTTGCGCCGGATTTAAGCACTTACGTCCATCACGGCGACAAGCGACCGAAAGGTAAAAATCTGGCGAAAACCGTCAAAAACTGCGATATCGTCATTACTAGCTATCCTCTGGTCTATCGCGATGAAAAAGACCTCAAGGCGATCGCGTGGCAAGGGGTGATTTTAGACGAAGCCCAAAATATTAAAAATCCCGACGCCAAACAGTCGAAAGCCGTGCGAGAAATTGCCGAAGCGTCTACTCAACCTTTTCGCGTTGGCTTAACCGGAACTCCCGTAGAAAATCGCCTGCAAGAACTCTGGTCAATCATGGATTTTCTCAACCCCGGTTATTTGGGCGCAAAAGCCTTTTTTCAGCGTCGTTTTGCCATTCCCATCGAGAAATATGGCGATACCGACTCTCTCCAAACCTTGCGATCGCTCGTCCGCCCTTTTATCTTACGTCGCTTAAAAACTGACAAAGAAATTATTCAAGATCTACCGGAAAAACAAGAGATGCCCGTCTTTTGCGGACTCTCGACACAACAGGCTAAACTGTATCAAAAAATTGTCGATGAATCTCTCGCGGAAATTGAAGCATCCGACGGGATTCAACGACGGGGAATTATTTTGGCATTGTTGGTTAAATTAAAACAAGTGTGCAACCATCCTGTTTTAATTGATGGCAAGGGTAAAAAGGGTAAGGCTAAAAACAATAAGTCTCAAGAAATAGTCGAAGAGTTGGGACAGTCTTCTGGCAAATTGAAACGGTTAGAGGAGATGGTCGATGAAGTTTTATCGGAAGGCGATCGCGCTTTAATCTTTACCCAATTTGCCGAATGGGGAAAACTGTTACAACCCTATTTACAAGCAAAATTCAATCGCGAGATCTTATTTTTGTACGGGTCTACCCGCAAACAACAACGGGAAGAAATGGTCGATCGCTTCCAACACGACCCCCAAGGGCCACCGATTATGATTTTATCTTTAAAAGCTGGAGGGGTCGGACTCAATTTAACCCGCGCCAATCACGTTTTTCATTTCGATCGCTGGTGGAATCCTGCGGTAGAAAATCAAGCGACAGACCGGGTCTTTCGTATCGGTCAAAAACGTAACGTGCAAGTTCACAAGTTCGTTTGTAGTGGAACTTTAGAAGAAAAAATACACGATTTAATTGAAAGTAAAAAGGCATTGGCGGAACAAGTCGTCGGCGCGGGCGAACAGTGGCTGACCGAACTCGATACCGATGGATTGAGAAACTTATTAGTTCTCGATCGCAATGCGGTCATGGAAGAAGAGGAGGGCTAA
- a CDS encoding SWIM zinc finger family protein: MNKEELTNETEWWLQQWLELINSYRFKKRLERARNYARQGNVLSIEFQEGKAIARVQGTEAEPYQVSLWLDPLTDEDWGYVIETLSQRAIFSAKLLAGEMPKNIEEVFAANGLRLFPFTLDEVRSRCSCPDKANPCKHIAAVYYLLGDRFSEDPFILLQLRGRTKEQILAALRQQREISTREADTGDRSNAVAQKSPNMARQTRVNLNQFWDYEDALDSSLVVIAPSPSSETVLEVLGPIPLQPSAAGRALMETLNGLYGNIGQQAIVAALNRAG; encoded by the coding sequence ATGAATAAAGAAGAATTGACGAACGAAACTGAATGGTGGTTGCAACAGTGGCTAGAATTGATTAATTCTTACCGCTTTAAAAAGCGCTTGGAACGCGCCCGCAATTATGCCAGACAGGGGAATGTTTTAAGCATTGAGTTTCAAGAAGGAAAGGCGATCGCCCGGGTTCAAGGAACCGAAGCGGAACCCTATCAAGTCTCGTTATGGCTCGATCCGCTTACCGATGAAGATTGGGGATATGTCATCGAAACTTTGTCCCAGCGCGCTATTTTTTCGGCGAAATTACTGGCGGGAGAAATGCCGAAAAATATTGAAGAAGTATTTGCCGCGAATGGGTTACGTTTATTTCCGTTTACCTTAGATGAAGTGCGATCGCGCTGTAGTTGTCCCGATAAAGCGAATCCGTGCAAACATATTGCAGCCGTTTATTATTTGTTGGGCGATCGCTTTAGCGAAGATCCGTTTATTTTATTGCAATTGCGCGGCAGAACGAAGGAACAAATTCTCGCCGCGTTGCGCCAACAAAGAGAAATTTCGACTCGGGAAGCGGACACGGGCGATCGCTCCAATGCGGTGGCGCAAAAGTCCCCAAACATGGCCCGTCAAACAAGGGTGAATTTAAACCAGTTTTGGGATTACGAGGACGCTTTAGATTCGAGTTTAGTCGTGATTGCGCCGTCCCCGAGTAGCGAAACCGTGTTAGAGGTTTTAGGTCCAATTCCGTTACAACCGAGTGCGGCGGGTCGCGCATTGATGGAAACGTTGAACGGTCTTTATGGAAATATCGGACAACAGGCGATCGTCGCTGCGTTAAATCGCGCAGGATGA
- the apcB gene encoding allophycocyanin subunit beta gives MQDAITAVINASDVQGKYLDSSALDKLKGYFQTGELRVRAATTISANAATIVKEAVAKSLLYSDVTRPGGNMYTTRRYAACIRDLDYYLRYATYAMLAGDPSILDERVLNGLKETYNSLGVPIGATVQAIQAMKEVTAGLVGADAGKEMGVYFDYICSGLS, from the coding sequence ATGCAAGACGCAATTACCGCAGTAATCAACGCCTCTGACGTTCAAGGTAAGTACCTCGACTCCAGCGCCTTAGACAAACTCAAAGGTTACTTCCAAACGGGCGAACTGCGCGTTCGTGCCGCGACCACCATCAGCGCCAACGCCGCGACCATCGTTAAGGAAGCCGTTGCCAAATCCCTGCTGTACTCCGATGTCACCCGTCCCGGTGGCAACATGTACACCACCCGTCGCTATGCGGCTTGCATCCGCGACCTCGACTACTACCTCCGCTACGCCACCTACGCCATGCTGGCTGGCGATCCTTCCATCCTCGACGAGCGCGTGCTCAACGGGCTGAAAGAAACCTACAACTCCTTGGGTGTGCCCATCGGTGCTACCGTCCAAGCCATCCAAGCCATGAAAGAAGTCACCGCCGGATTGGTGGGTGCCGACGCCGGAAAAGAAATGGGCGTTTACTTCGACTACATCTGCTCTGGCTTGAGCTAG